Genomic window (Calderihabitans maritimus):
GACTGTACAACACGCTATAGAAACTACAAATCTGGCTGAACTGTTGGAAAGAATTTTGGACAAGGGGGTAGTAATTGCTGGTGATATTACCATCAACCTGGCGGATGTAGAGCTGCTGAAGATCAAGCTGAGGCTATTGATCGCTTCTGTGGACAAAGCTAGGGAGATGGGGATTAATTGGTGGGAAAATGACCCGTTCTTATCATCCCGAACCGACAAGACATCAGAAACTTAATCTTATATAATCCAGCAAGAAACTTTCCTGATGCTATTAAATTACTAACTACAGGGACGTGAAATTTAATTTGGGATAATGGTTAACATCTTTTCTAAAGCTTTAAAAGCTTGCTTTCTTATTTTTTCAGGAACGGTGATGCGAGGCTCCATATTTACGAGCGCCTGGCGTATCTTTTCCAAATTAGTGGCTTTCATGTTAGGGCAAATCAATCCTGGGGACAGTAAGAAGAACTGCTTGCCCGGGTTTTCCCGCTTCAACCGGTATATCAACCCCATTTCTGCACCTATGATT
Coding sequences:
- a CDS encoding gas vesicle protein encodes the protein MTVQHAIETTNLAELLERILDKGVVIAGDITINLADVELLKIKLRLLIASVDKAREMGINWWENDPFLSSRTDKTSET